In Vampirovibrio chlorellavorus, one DNA window encodes the following:
- a CDS encoding iron uptake porin, which produces MTSRRVTPLLLAASIFLTGATGAFIGSTTSAHAITSVDELTDVNQNHWAYEALQDLVEKYDVIEGYPDHTFRGERNATRWELAAALNALIKSVGRDLARLGAEKADKADLETLARLQDEFKNELAALQARTEALESRASAIEAKNAEQDQRLSLLERTQLHGDASIGILADMNRSGTRDQLSGRNSGRDGIRDAISAIGRLRLTMDVPVREDKEDSKIGAGEVHTRLIAAFGRISPNAAQQNNAGAIGSYNSLSRIASDAALGNEGFGNRGIGGGSIGTNVRSYLYLEDLHYHQHFKSGIPLLTDWMLGAGSDDSNWATTGDLYVGSMPWRYLYDKSPYRGNENTQFQNSAFVNTPGIAINQSNPMIAYQWHQKLGSDDLSADLTTGVGTFNVGDVMDGLSATYEARLNYRLFDVPGNVYAGGYNVWSAGNSNNANNYLTGGSSFVNANGDAVVPTNRSGGVTGFRSGAGTYSVNAVYAGWNQEWYKGIGTTVNYLYSNGGQNNFFLNSNNQLLGSFGATTRGGNAALSPFTVGVRQSISGVLNVPMKVFGVRENDVFGVGYAVVDLYKNNMGQNNFNRTRFNQSWEHTAEAYYKWAVNDAISIIPSVQFLNNGFGIQQNGNTWVIGLRTSYAF; this is translated from the coding sequence ATGACTTCAAGAAGAGTGACACCCTTGCTGCTCGCGGCAAGCATCTTCCTGACGGGAGCTACCGGTGCCTTCATTGGTTCGACGACGTCCGCCCATGCCATTACCAGCGTGGACGAGCTGACTGATGTAAACCAAAACCACTGGGCTTACGAAGCTCTGCAGGATTTGGTTGAAAAGTACGACGTTATCGAAGGGTACCCGGATCACACCTTCCGCGGAGAGCGCAATGCGACCCGCTGGGAGTTGGCTGCTGCCCTCAACGCGTTGATTAAATCCGTGGGCCGTGACCTGGCTCGTCTGGGTGCCGAAAAAGCTGACAAAGCTGACCTCGAAACACTGGCTCGTCTGCAAGATGAGTTCAAAAACGAGTTGGCAGCCTTGCAAGCCCGTACCGAAGCTCTGGAATCTCGCGCCAGCGCCATTGAAGCTAAAAACGCCGAGCAAGATCAGCGTTTGAGCTTGCTGGAAAGAACCCAGCTGCACGGGGATGCCAGCATTGGTATTTTGGCCGATATGAACCGTTCTGGTACTCGTGACCAGCTGAGCGGCCGTAACAGCGGTCGTGACGGTATCCGTGACGCCATCAGCGCCATCGGCCGTCTGCGTTTGACCATGGATGTTCCGGTCCGGGAAGACAAGGAAGATTCCAAGATCGGTGCCGGTGAAGTCCACACTCGCTTGATTGCCGCGTTTGGACGTATTTCTCCCAACGCAGCCCAGCAAAACAACGCAGGTGCTATCGGGTCTTACAACAGCTTGTCCAGAATCGCCAGCGATGCGGCTCTGGGTAACGAAGGCTTCGGCAACAGAGGAATTGGCGGCGGTTCCATCGGTACCAACGTACGTTCCTACCTGTACCTGGAAGATCTGCACTACCACCAACACTTCAAATCCGGTATTCCTCTGTTGACTGACTGGATGTTGGGTGCTGGTTCCGATGATAGCAACTGGGCAACCACTGGCGACTTGTACGTCGGTTCAATGCCCTGGCGTTATCTCTATGACAAGAGCCCATACCGTGGTAACGAAAACACCCAGTTCCAAAACAGTGCTTTCGTAAACACCCCCGGTATCGCTATCAACCAGAGCAATCCGATGATTGCTTACCAGTGGCACCAAAAATTGGGCTCCGATGATCTGAGCGCCGATTTGACCACCGGTGTCGGTACCTTCAACGTGGGTGATGTAATGGACGGCTTGTCCGCCACTTACGAAGCCCGTTTGAACTACCGTCTGTTTGACGTACCCGGTAACGTGTACGCAGGTGGTTACAACGTGTGGTCTGCTGGTAACAGCAACAACGCCAACAACTACCTGACCGGCGGCAGCAGCTTTGTGAACGCCAATGGCGATGCCGTTGTTCCCACCAACCGTTCCGGCGGTGTGACCGGCTTCCGTTCCGGGGCTGGTACCTACAGCGTGAACGCTGTGTACGCTGGCTGGAACCAGGAGTGGTACAAAGGCATCGGTACGACCGTGAACTACTTGTACAGCAACGGTGGCCAGAACAACTTCTTCCTGAACAGCAACAACCAGCTGTTGGGTAGCTTTGGCGCCACCACCCGTGGTGGAAACGCAGCGCTCAGCCCGTTCACCGTGGGTGTACGTCAGTCCATCTCCGGCGTGTTGAACGTTCCCATGAAAGTCTTCGGGGTTCGTGAGAACGACGTGTTCGGTGTCGGCTACGCTGTGGTTGACCTGTACAAAAACAACATGGGTCAAAACAACTTCAACCGTACCCGCTTCAACCAATCTTGGGAACACACCGCTGAAGCTTACTACAAGTGGGCTGTCAACGATGCGATTTCCATCATTCCGAGCGTACAGTTCCTCAACAATGGCTTCGGTATCCAGCAAAATGGCAATACCTGGGTCATCGGTCTGAGAACCAGCTACGCGTTCTAG
- a CDS encoding NUDIX hydrolase, which produces MTDSFIETIQKSKNSASGNAVHSTVLSCYETPLVTVDIVLCTVIQNQLKVLLIQRKQPPYEHMWAIPGGFIHVGETLEQAASRRLLEETNVNNIYLEQLGSFGQPDRDPRARVITVAYYALVSAEKLHLQAHANAEDVKWFSVSELPELAFDHHEIVQMALAKLKRHLESSSVAFQLLPEKFTLTELQRVYELVLGKPLDKRNFRKKILASDILKDTGETKMEGYHRPAQLYAFTRRSPVTQAS; this is translated from the coding sequence ATGACGGATAGCTTTATTGAAACCATTCAGAAAAGTAAGAACAGCGCTTCAGGGAATGCCGTACACAGCACCGTTTTATCCTGCTATGAAACCCCGTTGGTGACGGTGGATATTGTGCTTTGCACCGTGATTCAGAACCAGCTGAAGGTACTCCTGATTCAACGGAAGCAGCCACCGTATGAGCATATGTGGGCCATTCCCGGCGGCTTTATTCATGTGGGGGAAACCCTGGAGCAAGCGGCCAGTCGGCGTCTGCTGGAAGAAACCAACGTCAACAACATTTATCTGGAACAACTCGGCTCCTTCGGGCAACCGGATCGCGACCCTCGGGCCCGCGTTATCACGGTGGCCTATTACGCGCTGGTCAGTGCGGAAAAGCTGCACTTGCAAGCGCATGCCAACGCTGAGGATGTGAAATGGTTCAGCGTCAGTGAATTGCCCGAGTTGGCCTTTGATCACCACGAAATTGTTCAAATGGCCCTGGCCAAGCTCAAGCGACATTTGGAAAGTTCCTCGGTGGCCTTTCAGTTGCTGCCGGAAAAGTTTACCCTGACCGAACTGCAACGGGTTTACGAACTGGTCTTGGGCAAACCCCTGGATAAGCGGAATTTCCGTAAGAAAATTCTGGCGTCTGATATTTTAAAGGACACCGGAGAAACAAAAATGGAAGGCTACCATCGTCCGGCACAGTTGTACGCCTTTACCCGACGCTCTCCGGTCACCCAAGCCTCCTAG
- a CDS encoding O-methyltransferase, whose product MSFPAPDGVAFPFTHINTVVQAIESQEARLRAHWCLPREEARLLYLLAVVGRYRRLLEVGTSIGYSTLHLAQAASLNEGSLHTIDASGARQAEALLNLQQAQLAERVTFHHGDALSVLNRLQAEGQAFDLMFIDARKSEYCQYFQQASGLLVAGGLLIADNTRSHRAKMQDFIEAAHADPHWEISDLETPSGLLIALKRPSEPAPLLDQYSFSLRGEV is encoded by the coding sequence ATGTCTTTCCCTGCCCCGGACGGCGTCGCATTTCCGTTTACCCATATCAACACGGTGGTGCAGGCCATAGAGTCTCAGGAAGCGCGACTGAGGGCCCACTGGTGCCTCCCCCGGGAAGAGGCGCGTTTGTTATACTTGCTGGCCGTGGTGGGGCGTTATCGGCGCTTGTTGGAGGTGGGAACTTCCATCGGCTACTCTACCCTGCACCTGGCTCAGGCGGCCTCTTTGAATGAGGGAAGCCTGCACACCATTGACGCTTCCGGGGCGCGTCAGGCCGAAGCGCTTCTCAATCTTCAGCAGGCCCAGCTGGCCGAGCGGGTGACCTTTCACCACGGAGACGCCTTGTCCGTTTTAAACCGGTTGCAGGCTGAGGGACAGGCCTTTGACCTGATGTTCATCGATGCCCGCAAGTCCGAATATTGTCAATACTTTCAACAGGCCAGTGGGTTGCTGGTGGCGGGAGGATTGCTGATTGCCGATAATACCCGCTCCCACCGCGCCAAAATGCAGGATTTTATAGAGGCGGCTCACGCGGATCCCCATTGGGAGATCAGCGATCTGGAGACGCCCAGCGGATTGCTGATAGCCCTGAAACGCCCCTCGGAGCCAGCGCCACTTCTCGACCAGTACTCATTCTCACTCCGGGGTGAGGTCTGA
- a CDS encoding uroporphyrinogen-III synthase, with product MAADSGFKRSPARPRILVTRPLAVGESLAFEQDLEAAGFRVLSMPLIEVVTTAVSVSDWAQYDWVFFTSKNAVKSIGSQLSPASRLSIACVGPATEQALKPYGLHADFVSPVYDARNAVQYFADRYAVNGLRIFWPCGNLADPHLKTGLESQGASVTACPAYETRLKSRFSPQEAQALLDPHDLLVFTSPSAVEAFQQGLRQMDRPPEAQGAVACLGPRTAQAALKAFGRVDIQPEQYTLSALSTAIRQYFKAKEPL from the coding sequence ATGGCGGCTGATTCCGGTTTCAAACGCTCCCCGGCCAGACCGCGCATTCTGGTTACTCGTCCTTTGGCCGTGGGGGAGTCCTTGGCCTTTGAGCAAGATCTGGAGGCCGCCGGGTTCCGCGTATTGTCGATGCCCTTAATCGAGGTGGTCACCACCGCTGTTTCAGTATCGGACTGGGCTCAATACGACTGGGTGTTTTTTACCAGTAAAAATGCTGTAAAGTCTATCGGTTCCCAGCTTTCTCCCGCTTCCCGGCTTTCGATTGCCTGCGTTGGCCCGGCCACGGAACAGGCCCTGAAGCCCTATGGGCTTCACGCCGACTTTGTTTCCCCAGTTTATGACGCCCGCAATGCCGTTCAATATTTTGCGGATCGCTACGCCGTGAACGGTTTGCGCATCTTCTGGCCGTGTGGCAATCTGGCCGATCCGCATTTAAAAACCGGGCTGGAGTCTCAGGGGGCCAGCGTCACGGCCTGTCCAGCCTATGAGACCCGTTTGAAGTCTCGCTTTAGCCCGCAGGAAGCACAGGCTTTGCTTGATCCCCATGACCTTCTGGTTTTTACCAGCCCTTCGGCTGTAGAGGCTTTTCAGCAGGGCCTGAGACAGATGGATCGCCCGCCCGAGGCTCAAGGGGCTGTGGCTTGTCTGGGGCCTCGCACGGCTCAGGCGGCCCTGAAGGCTTTTGGCCGTGTGGACATCCAGCCGGAGCAATACACGTTGTCGGCGTTGAGTACGGCCATTCGGCAGTATTTTAAAGCAAAGGAGCCGCTCTGA
- the cutA gene encoding divalent-cation tolerance protein CutA, whose product MSITTETAACLVLVTCANTAEAQKIATHIVTKKLAACVNLLGKDSPLQSVYWWEGQVQQASEILLMIKTRRDCLPLLEQEIRTLHSYQIFEFIAIPIQAGSQDYLSWVTQESSAT is encoded by the coding sequence ATGAGCATAACCACAGAAACAGCGGCCTGCCTGGTTTTGGTAACTTGTGCCAATACGGCGGAAGCCCAAAAAATTGCCACGCATATTGTTACGAAAAAACTGGCGGCCTGCGTCAATCTGCTGGGAAAAGACTCTCCACTGCAATCGGTGTACTGGTGGGAGGGGCAAGTGCAACAGGCCTCTGAAATTTTACTGATGATCAAAACCCGGCGAGATTGCCTGCCCTTACTGGAACAAGAAATTCGGACCCTCCACAGTTACCAGATTTTTGAATTCATCGCCATACCCATTCAGGCAGGATCGCAGGACTATCTATCCTGGGTGACCCAAGAAAGCTCGGCCACTTAA
- a CDS encoding rod shape-determining protein, with protein sequence MGIDLGTVNTLVCTTTKGVVLREPSVVAIDYSKNPPEVIEVGLAAREMIGRTPGNIRATRPLRDGVIAEFEWAEKMLKRFIEKVNGGPGAFGMRPGRVVIGIPSGVTEVERRAVADAALQTGASIVNLVDEPMAAAIGAGMPVDKPTGSMIIDIGGGTTEIAVVSLKGCVVSKSLRTAGDELNENIQDHLKKTHNLSIGERTAEEIKIRMGSAYRNQEEEEMEVRGLNLLNGLPHTITINSTEVRECLFPTLMEIVAGVKSTLEMTPPELAADIVDRGIVLAGGGALLAGMDELIAKEVDVPVHIANDPLSCVVLGTEKMLNDPTYLSILDATEFRG encoded by the coding sequence ATGGGGATTGACCTGGGTACGGTCAACACCCTGGTTTGCACCACCACAAAAGGCGTCGTCCTCAGAGAGCCCTCGGTAGTCGCCATTGATTACAGCAAAAATCCACCGGAAGTGATTGAAGTGGGTCTGGCCGCCCGGGAGATGATTGGCCGCACCCCTGGCAACATTCGAGCCACCCGCCCCCTGCGGGATGGGGTTATTGCCGAGTTTGAATGGGCCGAAAAAATGCTGAAACGGTTCATTGAAAAAGTGAACGGTGGCCCCGGGGCTTTTGGCATGCGACCGGGTCGGGTGGTCATTGGTATTCCCAGTGGCGTCACCGAAGTAGAACGCCGGGCCGTGGCCGATGCCGCCCTGCAAACCGGCGCCAGCATCGTCAACCTGGTGGATGAACCCATGGCCGCGGCCATTGGGGCTGGCATGCCTGTGGACAAACCCACCGGCTCCATGATCATTGACATTGGCGGCGGCACCACCGAGATTGCCGTGGTCAGCCTGAAAGGTTGCGTGGTTTCCAAAAGCCTGCGCACCGCTGGCGATGAATTGAACGAAAACATTCAGGATCACCTGAAAAAGACCCACAACCTGTCCATCGGTGAGCGCACCGCCGAGGAGATTAAAATCCGCATGGGGTCCGCCTACCGCAACCAGGAAGAAGAGGAAATGGAAGTGCGTGGCTTGAACCTGCTGAATGGTTTGCCGCATACTATTACCATCAACAGCACCGAAGTGCGGGAATGTTTGTTCCCCACGCTAATGGAAATCGTGGCCGGTGTGAAAAGCACCCTGGAAATGACCCCACCCGAACTGGCCGCCGACATCGTGGATCGCGGCATTGTACTGGCTGGTGGCGGGGCGTTGCTGGCCGGTATGGATGAACTGATCGCCAAAGAAGTGGATGTGCCGGTTCATATCGCCAACGATCCGTTGTCTTGTGTGGTGCTGGGTACGGAAAAAATGCTCAATGACCCCACCTACCTCTCCATCCTCGACGCCACTGAGTTTCGAGGCTGA
- a CDS encoding tRNA (cytidine(34)-2'-O)-methyltransferase: MTPPTSPSSTPLSFEADPKITIVLVEPRIPQNTGNIARLCACTGADLYLVGSLGFRLNDKYLERAGMDYLDDIPIQHVPDFKDVKAAKPGWTPYFVSTKATRNYSDIQYPENSLLVFGSESHGLPAWLIEENPDNSIRIPMRPNSRSLNLSNSVAIVLYEAIRQRLSVVDLH; the protein is encoded by the coding sequence ATGACCCCACCTACCTCTCCATCCTCGACGCCACTGAGTTTCGAGGCTGATCCTAAAATCACCATTGTCCTGGTAGAACCCAGAATTCCCCAAAACACGGGGAACATTGCTCGCCTGTGCGCTTGCACGGGTGCCGATCTTTACCTGGTCGGCAGCTTGGGCTTTCGCCTGAATGACAAGTATCTGGAACGAGCGGGCATGGATTATCTGGATGATATTCCCATTCAGCATGTACCCGATTTTAAAGACGTAAAAGCGGCCAAACCCGGCTGGACGCCCTATTTTGTCAGCACCAAGGCCACCCGGAATTATTCAGACATTCAATACCCGGAAAACAGCCTGCTGGTGTTCGGCAGTGAAAGTCACGGCCTGCCAGCCTGGCTGATTGAGGAAAACCCGGACAACAGCATTCGCATTCCCATGCGGCCCAACAGCCGCAGCCTGAATCTCTCCAACTCCGTGGCCATTGTGCTGTATGAAGCCATTCGCCAGCGCTTGAGCGTGGTGGACCTTCATTAA
- a CDS encoding Crp/Fnr family transcriptional regulator yields the protein MALSLDNKSDLIPRFRKIPLFESLTDQELQEIAGFFYEANYDKETVIFYERDLPGDTGSKIYFVLKGCVKLVKYSSDGESTIVRLSSVGEFFGVTGALTDKPMPYSAEALTDSTVMYLEKNNFVRLVERFPKVALGMITALGQVLWFNYETHNQVVKKTDARVSKILLYHFKRDGYTETPVGKQLNIQLPHDYIASMTGIAYEESVRIISRLKKMYGCINYLRGGKIVITDLDKLSEIAQTEDAFFY from the coding sequence GTGGCTCTCTCACTCGACAATAAAAGCGATCTGATTCCCCGCTTTCGTAAAATTCCCCTGTTTGAAAGCCTGACTGACCAAGAGTTGCAAGAAATTGCAGGCTTTTTCTACGAAGCCAACTACGATAAAGAAACGGTTATTTTCTACGAGCGGGATTTGCCGGGCGATACCGGCTCCAAAATCTACTTTGTACTCAAAGGCTGCGTGAAGTTGGTCAAATATTCCTCCGACGGGGAAAGTACCATTGTGCGCTTGTCCTCCGTGGGTGAGTTTTTTGGGGTGACCGGCGCTTTGACCGATAAGCCCATGCCCTATTCCGCCGAAGCGCTGACCGACTCCACGGTGATGTACCTGGAAAAAAATAATTTTGTGCGACTGGTGGAGCGTTTCCCCAAGGTGGCTTTGGGCATGATCACCGCTTTGGGGCAGGTGTTGTGGTTTAACTACGAAACCCACAATCAGGTGGTGAAGAAGACGGACGCCCGTGTTTCCAAAATTTTGCTGTACCACTTCAAGCGGGATGGCTACACGGAGACCCCGGTGGGCAAGCAGTTGAACATTCAGTTACCGCACGATTATATTGCCAGCATGACCGGCATTGCCTATGAAGAATCGGTGCGCATCATCAGCCGCCTGAAGAAGATGTACGGCTGCATTAACTACCTGCGGGGTGGCAAAATCGTGATCACCGATTTGGACAAGCTATCCGAAATCGCCCAGACCGAAGACGCCTTTTTCTATTAA
- a CDS encoding DUF547 domain-containing protein has product MRLFRLTTAYMLGTVALLALLGLSGGAQAGRVLNDSLVTHPFRHHVWQDVLNFAVTEKGEVDFGKVKAYPRRLNEYLAQLAAVSPESEPKDFPQDNDKIAYWINAHNALALRLIINEYPIRSVADVRNLETEARYLLGGKPYSLRQIRDRLGLWIKLDPQLMFALTEYTRGSPAIQKQAYEGLNLKMLESRAVAQALADAQVVQVVQGRPCGALRLSSFFQGFEAALFSRSVAEIEDGDALGEPGFVPVTFTGWAHYIQPMVPPAVAPRLGPDCGAGVRFLPADPALRQVRF; this is encoded by the coding sequence TTGCGTTTATTTCGCCTGACCACGGCATACATGCTTGGGACCGTTGCCCTGTTGGCCCTGCTGGGGCTTTCGGGGGGCGCTCAGGCCGGTCGGGTGCTGAATGACAGCCTGGTCACGCACCCCTTCCGGCACCATGTGTGGCAGGACGTGTTGAACTTTGCCGTGACTGAGAAGGGCGAGGTGGATTTTGGTAAGGTCAAGGCTTACCCCCGTCGCCTGAACGAATATCTGGCGCAATTGGCGGCGGTCTCCCCCGAGAGCGAGCCCAAGGATTTCCCGCAGGACAACGATAAAATTGCCTACTGGATCAATGCCCATAACGCGCTGGCCTTGCGCCTCATCATCAATGAATACCCCATCCGCAGTGTGGCCGATGTGCGCAATCTGGAAACGGAGGCCCGCTACCTGCTGGGGGGCAAGCCCTATTCTCTCAGGCAAATCCGGGACAGGCTGGGGCTGTGGATTAAGCTGGACCCACAACTCATGTTTGCACTAACCGAGTACACCCGTGGCTCACCCGCCATTCAAAAGCAGGCTTATGAGGGGCTTAACCTGAAAATGCTGGAGAGTCGGGCCGTGGCTCAGGCCTTAGCGGACGCTCAGGTGGTGCAAGTCGTTCAGGGGCGTCCGTGCGGCGCTTTGCGTTTGAGTTCCTTTTTTCAGGGCTTTGAAGCGGCCTTGTTTTCCCGATCGGTGGCCGAAATCGAGGATGGGGACGCCTTGGGGGAGCCGGGTTTTGTCCCGGTGACCTTTACTGGTTGGGCCCATTACATTCAGCCCATGGTGCCGCCTGCGGTAGCCCCCCGCCTGGGGCCGGATTGCGGGGCGGGCGTCCGTTTTTTGCCTGCGGATCCGGCCTTGCGCCAAGTGCGCTTTTGA
- a CDS encoding aldo/keto reductase yields the protein MSIPGFATPEGTRRYQARFEGKNAAGLPIAQGHFRTTAQGLHLTSLGMGTYLGGVDAEASQLMTEAAVRSVASGAINVLDAAINYRYQLSERCVGAALKTLLAQGFQRDEIFISSKNGFIAPDAAMQERGEDFRGWFQQRYLASGLIQPDDIAGGMHCMAPAYLDDQLNLSLANLGVETLDLMYLHNAAESQLPAVGRSVFMDRLNRAFAFYESARAEGRIRYYGLATWNCFRVNAEESNEFLSLETVVALAESVGGQNHGFRFIQLPFNLAFTEALTQGNQPVEGEFLSLLEAAMALEIGVFTSVPLLQGQLLKEASLPRFEGLNTPAQACLQFVRSNPGVLAPLVGHKQPGHVEDNLAVASVPPLALAEMEALLST from the coding sequence ATGAGTATTCCCGGTTTTGCCACTCCAGAGGGAACCCGGCGCTATCAGGCTCGCTTTGAAGGCAAGAACGCAGCGGGCTTGCCCATCGCCCAAGGACATTTTCGAACCACGGCCCAAGGCTTACACTTAACCAGTTTGGGGATGGGCACCTATTTGGGCGGGGTGGACGCCGAAGCCAGCCAGTTGATGACCGAGGCGGCGGTGCGCTCGGTGGCCTCCGGGGCGATCAACGTGCTGGATGCGGCCATTAATTACCGTTATCAGCTTTCCGAACGCTGTGTGGGAGCGGCCCTGAAAACCCTATTGGCCCAGGGCTTCCAGCGGGATGAGATTTTTATCAGCTCCAAAAACGGCTTTATTGCCCCGGATGCGGCCATGCAGGAGCGGGGGGAGGATTTCCGGGGTTGGTTCCAGCAGCGCTATTTGGCTTCAGGTCTGATTCAGCCAGACGATATCGCGGGCGGCATGCACTGTATGGCCCCCGCTTATCTCGACGATCAATTGAACCTCAGTCTGGCCAATCTGGGTGTGGAAACGCTGGATTTGATGTATCTGCACAACGCCGCGGAATCCCAGCTACCGGCCGTGGGTCGCTCCGTGTTCATGGATCGGCTCAACCGGGCCTTTGCGTTTTACGAATCGGCCCGAGCCGAGGGGCGCATTCGCTATTACGGGTTGGCCACCTGGAATTGCTTTCGGGTTAACGCTGAAGAATCGAACGAGTTCCTGAGTCTGGAGACGGTGGTTGCGCTGGCGGAAAGCGTGGGCGGCCAAAATCACGGCTTCCGCTTTATCCAGTTGCCCTTCAATCTGGCCTTCACCGAGGCCCTGACTCAGGGCAATCAGCCGGTCGAGGGTGAGTTTTTATCCCTGCTGGAAGCGGCCATGGCGCTGGAAATCGGAGTGTTTACCAGTGTTCCCCTGTTGCAGGGGCAGTTGTTAAAAGAGGCCAGCCTGCCGCGCTTTGAGGGGTTAAATACGCCCGCCCAAGCCTGCTTGCAGTTTGTGCGATCCAATCCGGGCGTGTTGGCGCCTCTGGTGGGTCACAAGCAGCCCGGGCATGTGGAGGACAATCTGGCTGTGGCCAGTGTGCCCCCGTTGGCCCTGGCCGAGATGGAGGCCTTGCTGTCCACCTGA
- a CDS encoding ABC transporter ATP-binding protein codes for MSMDVLAVPVKASERRESGLKDLMLLGKLWPYMRVYKKSLLISLLLLPIISLVEMGQTFIIRFAIDGPIRAGQLSQLFVYAGGFGLLLLINYGVRYLQMAESQNTGQKIIRDLRTDLYRHYQTLSPRFYHKHPLGKLVTRLTSDIENLSEMLSSGGLAILADLAMIVGALAGMLVMDWQLALVTVFTMLVLLSLMEFFRTRARHAYDDIRVKAARINAFLQENFAGMELVQLYRREAKNYSHFEALNRSNLQSGLDSIFYSTAFNAVVEFMTLITLVLVLWLGGLQVHSGTLTIGALVGFFLFVRKMFEPVEDVSEKYSILQSGLASIDKVMALFQEQPDLQHRQLAQEAAIDPVPKATGAIDLEQVSFGYNPQHRILKDISLHIRPGEKIAIVGPSGAGKTTLIKLLLRFYDVTSGSLKLDGRDVRDWNLHALRRNIVSIQQDDFLFSRRVSENIALEPYQPDLLPALRQAAEKSKALSVIERLPQGFETVLEERGKNLSAGEKQLLLFARAVYHDPAILVLDEATSAIDPVTEELVQTAMDQVMADRTVLVVAHRLSTIQQADRILVMEQGRIVQQGTHLELLQHAGLYRQFYEYQELLTHT; via the coding sequence ATGAGCATGGACGTGCTGGCAGTACCGGTTAAAGCCTCGGAGCGGCGAGAATCGGGCCTGAAGGATTTAATGCTGCTGGGCAAGCTGTGGCCCTACATGCGGGTCTACAAAAAGTCCTTGCTGATCTCTTTATTGTTGCTACCGATCATTTCGTTGGTGGAAATGGGGCAAACCTTTATCATTCGATTTGCCATTGATGGCCCCATTCGGGCCGGACAGCTCAGCCAGTTATTTGTCTATGCGGGTGGTTTTGGACTGCTGTTGCTGATTAATTACGGGGTGCGCTATCTGCAAATGGCCGAATCGCAGAATACCGGCCAAAAAATCATTCGAGATTTGCGCACCGATTTATACCGGCACTATCAAACCCTGTCGCCCCGCTTTTACCACAAGCATCCCCTGGGCAAGCTGGTCACCCGGCTGACCTCCGATATCGAGAACCTCAGCGAGATGCTGTCTTCGGGCGGGTTGGCCATATTGGCGGACTTGGCCATGATCGTGGGAGCCTTGGCTGGCATGCTGGTGATGGATTGGCAGTTGGCACTGGTCACGGTCTTCACCATGTTGGTGCTGCTCTCCCTGATGGAGTTTTTTCGCACCCGGGCCCGGCATGCCTACGATGACATTCGGGTGAAAGCGGCCCGCATCAATGCCTTTTTGCAGGAAAATTTCGCCGGGATGGAACTGGTGCAGCTCTATCGGCGGGAAGCCAAAAACTACAGCCATTTTGAGGCCCTCAACCGCAGTAACTTGCAAAGTGGTCTCGATTCCATTTTTTACTCCACCGCTTTTAACGCCGTGGTGGAGTTTATGACCCTGATTACGCTGGTGCTGGTGCTGTGGTTGGGGGGCTTGCAGGTGCATAGCGGCACCCTGACCATTGGGGCTTTGGTGGGCTTTTTCCTGTTTGTGCGCAAAATGTTTGAGCCGGTGGAAGATGTCAGCGAGAAGTACAGCATCCTGCAATCGGGCTTGGCCTCGATCGATAAGGTCATGGCCCTGTTTCAGGAGCAGCCGGATTTACAGCACCGCCAACTGGCGCAAGAAGCCGCCATCGATCCTGTACCCAAGGCCACGGGGGCCATCGATCTGGAGCAGGTCAGTTTTGGCTACAACCCCCAGCACCGCATCCTGAAAGATATCAGCTTGCACATCCGTCCCGGTGAGAAAATCGCCATTGTGGGGCCCTCCGGGGCGGGGAAAACCACGCTGATTAAGTTGCTGTTGCGCTTTTATGATGTGACCAGCGGATCGTTGAAGCTGGATGGCCGGGATGTGCGGGACTGGAATTTACACGCCCTGCGCCGCAATATTGTCTCCATTCAGCAGGATGACTTTCTGTTTTCCCGCAGGGTGAGCGAAAACATTGCCCTGGAACCCTATCAGCCGGATTTATTGCCCGCCTTGCGTCAGGCCGCTGAGAAAAGCAAAGCCTTGTCAGTCATTGAACGCCTGCCACAGGGTTTTGAAACAGTGCTGGAAGAGCGGGGCAAGAACTTGTCCGCCGGAGAAAAGCAGTTGTTGCTCTTTGCCCGGGCTGTCTACCACGATCCGGCTATTTTGGTGTTGGATGAAGCCACCTCGGCCATTGATCCGGTGACCGAAGAACTGGTGCAAACGGCCATGGATCAGGTCATGGCGGATCGTACCGTGTTGGTGGTGGCCCACCGGCTGTCTACCATTCAGCAGGCCGATCGCATTCTGGTCATGGAGCAGGGGCGCATTGTGCAGCAGGGTACTCATCTGGAATTGTTGCAGCACGCGGGCCTGTATCGGCAGTTTTACGAGTATCAGGAGCTGCTCACCCATACCTGA